One Leptospira bourretii DNA segment encodes these proteins:
- a CDS encoding glucose 1-dehydrogenase produces the protein MSKEFEGKVALVTGAASPIGLGRAIANRIASHGASLVLVDLNQEKIEEAAREVEAKFGVKAIGVACNVTKPEDCDAAISKTKEAFGKLDFLVNNAGVLKDNLLIRMSEQEYDFVMDVNCKGVFLMTKSASKLILKSDSGRIVNISSVSGLTGQPGQANYSTSKAGVIALTKVSAREFSGRNVLVNAVCPGYVQTEMTGTLSKEVQDKLTDPSVIPLKRPGKQEEIASAVKFFLSNDASYITGTYLRVDGGAAIGM, from the coding sequence ATGTCCAAAGAATTCGAAGGAAAAGTAGCACTGGTAACGGGAGCTGCCTCTCCCATTGGTTTGGGAAGAGCAATCGCAAACCGAATCGCATCGCATGGTGCAAGTTTGGTGCTTGTTGATTTGAATCAGGAAAAAATTGAAGAAGCTGCAAGAGAAGTAGAAGCTAAATTTGGTGTGAAAGCAATTGGAGTTGCTTGTAACGTTACAAAACCAGAAGACTGTGATGCTGCTATCAGCAAAACAAAAGAGGCTTTTGGTAAATTGGATTTTCTTGTGAACAACGCAGGTGTTTTGAAAGACAACCTTCTCATTCGTATGTCTGAACAAGAATATGACTTTGTGATGGATGTGAACTGTAAGGGAGTTTTCCTTATGACTAAATCCGCAAGTAAACTCATTCTAAAATCTGACTCTGGTAGAATCGTAAACATTTCTTCTGTTTCTGGATTAACTGGCCAACCAGGCCAAGCGAACTACTCTACTTCCAAAGCGGGAGTGATTGCATTAACAAAAGTTTCTGCTCGTGAATTTTCAGGAAGAAACGTACTAGTGAATGCAGTTTGTCCAGGTTATGTACAAACTGAAATGACTGGAACACTTTCGAAAGAAGTACAAGACAAGTTGACTGATCCTTCTGTGATCCCACTCAAACGTCCAGGAAAACAAGAAGAGATCGCATCTGCTGTGAAATTTTTCTTAAGCAACGATGCATCTTACATTACTGGAACTTATCTCCGTGTAGACGGTGGTGCGGCTATCGGGATGTAG
- a CDS encoding EAL domain-containing protein — MKNQLLTGPYYFGMKDLDVFKKHFIQENQGKPLFLIRFENITGIELTDFLDLLRTDFYSCLDLEDISFGFHYIEKQNILIMGISPLFEWDIERFPNIENSVGKFQQQCLQNKILSFHFGVSRTQSNYISDSDEIYKELYKSSEKNLNDNLVRWSWTYYNKANTYISGSVHEAMIQPTVIFNPKDKTYAVKGGEVFLGGGAYIGYKDLINDIPSDQDLNRIELLILEKLIIACEGAPGLLKFNISPQSLIDTFSNMDRVNRLKRLIQNKDLLTENIRFELVEKPYDDSHFPLKDVCHAFYSHGMSFAADDFGVKSQSHQIVLDLGIMIKEFKLDPISFKFKMEEDQIKFLDNLAFIDYCKRLADNREAVITAEAVEDYDTLRFLMEHQVYQFQANILFGKMTVSDYKRDFELLHSIHEDVVKEVLTDKILSEKQKKVGNLFRVASEEGLI, encoded by the coding sequence TTGAAAAATCAACTTTTAACAGGTCCCTATTATTTTGGTATGAAGGACTTGGACGTGTTTAAAAAACATTTTATCCAAGAGAACCAAGGGAAACCTCTTTTCCTCATTCGTTTTGAAAACATTACCGGCATCGAACTCACAGATTTTTTAGATCTACTGCGAACCGATTTTTATTCCTGTTTGGATTTAGAAGACATTAGTTTTGGATTTCATTACATAGAAAAACAGAATATTTTAATTATGGGAATCTCTCCGCTTTTCGAATGGGACATTGAACGATTTCCAAATATAGAAAATTCAGTTGGTAAATTCCAACAACAATGTTTACAAAATAAAATTTTATCATTTCATTTTGGGGTTTCAAGAACCCAATCTAATTACATTTCCGATAGTGATGAAATTTATAAAGAACTCTATAAATCCTCTGAAAAAAACCTTAACGACAATTTAGTACGTTGGAGTTGGACATATTATAACAAAGCCAATACATATATATCTGGATCAGTCCATGAAGCCATGATCCAACCCACAGTTATTTTTAATCCAAAAGATAAAACTTATGCTGTGAAAGGAGGAGAAGTTTTCCTTGGAGGTGGTGCTTATATTGGTTATAAAGATTTGATCAATGACATTCCATCCGACCAAGATTTAAATCGTATTGAACTTTTGATTTTGGAAAAATTGATCATAGCATGCGAAGGGGCACCGGGTTTATTAAAATTCAATATTTCACCACAATCTTTAATCGATACTTTTTCCAATATGGATCGAGTGAATCGACTCAAACGACTCATTCAAAATAAAGACCTCCTGACTGAAAATATTCGATTTGAACTCGTAGAAAAACCATATGACGATTCCCACTTTCCACTAAAAGATGTATGCCATGCATTTTATTCCCACGGAATGAGTTTTGCTGCGGACGACTTTGGAGTCAAAAGCCAATCTCACCAAATTGTTTTGGATCTCGGAATTATGATCAAAGAATTCAAATTAGATCCCATCAGTTTTAAATTTAAAATGGAAGAAGACCAAATTAAGTTTTTGGATAACTTGGCATTTATCGATTATTGTAAACGCCTAGCTGATAACCGGGAAGCTGTGATTACTGCAGAAGCCGTGGAGGATTACGATACTTTACGATTTCTTATGGAGCACCAGGTCTACCAGTTCCAAGCGAATATTTTATTTGGAAAAATGACTGTCTCAGATTATAAAAGAGATTTTGAACTTCTGCACTCAATTCACGAGGATGTCGTGAAAGAAGTATTGACAGATAAAATTTTGTCAGAAAAACAAAAGAAAGTCGGAAATTTGTTTCGAGTTGCATCAGAAGAAGGTTTAATTTAA
- a CDS encoding M23 family metallopeptidase: MLRSFVLVLIVCFFPLSAISISDFPPGFVLKNPYIWPVKGYDSITGTFGEFRTGHFHMGQDFSTGGKIGVPILAVAKGKVTRVQRRWTSIGYALFLQHDDGMTSRYGHLHKFSQKIIKQILKSKQAKRYKDRTDFDIALPEAVDFEAGETIAFSGDTGVGPPHLHFELFKDNVYYNPVHYGLGYNVAEPIVFNALRITPQTPRTFINGRNETVEIPFYEASGNRFELSESPTLFIQGKVGIQIAIHQKSNSNRLGIFTLDMLIGENVLQGFQFSKILKEHTRKNVLLYDSSVSKPNGNPFSYYLHTRDGNDLLGMRSNGREQGLLDSEQMRMGEPKEITIRATGMGGQMSFASFYILKDQGDYSHIVTKEWKYNVYYDRYTTFKSKDTKVELFFPVNAVYSKAFFEIEAQEQIQINTKGLNQLSSVYKIGPDFKDFNLGYDLYVKVPKTKDINSADLYEVLADGNVKKINGSSFSSWGQFFKVRLRKTGLFVVLSDQTPPTIYLHELMNKTVYPREDFALYLKAVDVGSGIMPDGFDITVDGIPGKAEFFPKDGRLEIFEPEILYEPGKHTVLASVRDFAGNWSSTVRYDYEIQTPPVPEEKKKPTTDPLVIETTKEKKAVKDTKTKPSSPKVQKAVKPIAVAPKAKDKKSTSR; this comes from the coding sequence ATGTTGCGTTCTTTCGTATTAGTACTTATCGTTTGTTTTTTCCCTCTCTCTGCAATATCTATCTCTGATTTCCCACCTGGGTTTGTATTAAAGAATCCTTATATTTGGCCAGTCAAAGGATATGATTCCATTACGGGAACCTTTGGAGAATTTAGAACGGGCCATTTTCATATGGGACAAGACTTTTCCACGGGAGGAAAAATTGGAGTCCCAATTTTGGCTGTGGCAAAAGGGAAAGTCACTAGAGTCCAAAGAAGATGGACTAGCATTGGTTATGCGCTTTTTTTGCAACATGACGATGGAATGACTTCTCGTTATGGCCATTTACATAAATTTTCTCAGAAAATTATCAAACAAATTTTAAAATCAAAACAAGCAAAACGATATAAGGACAGAACTGATTTTGACATTGCCCTGCCCGAGGCGGTAGACTTTGAAGCAGGAGAAACCATCGCATTTTCTGGTGATACAGGTGTTGGCCCACCGCACCTCCACTTTGAACTTTTTAAAGACAACGTTTATTATAACCCCGTCCACTACGGTTTGGGTTATAATGTTGCGGAACCAATTGTGTTCAATGCTCTACGGATTACACCACAAACTCCTAGAACTTTCATCAATGGTAGAAATGAAACTGTAGAAATACCTTTTTATGAGGCCAGTGGGAACAGATTCGAATTGTCCGAGTCACCTACACTTTTTATCCAAGGCAAAGTGGGGATTCAAATAGCAATCCATCAAAAATCAAATAGCAATCGTCTTGGAATTTTCACCTTAGATATGTTAATTGGTGAGAACGTTTTACAGGGTTTCCAATTTTCAAAAATCTTAAAAGAACATACAAGAAAAAATGTTCTATTATATGATAGTTCCGTGAGTAAACCCAATGGAAATCCATTTTCCTATTATTTGCACACAAGAGATGGTAACGATCTTCTTGGAATGCGAAGTAATGGAAGAGAACAGGGCCTACTCGATAGCGAACAAATGAGAATGGGAGAACCAAAAGAAATCACAATCCGCGCCACTGGTATGGGTGGACAGATGTCTTTTGCATCCTTTTATATTCTAAAGGACCAAGGTGATTATAGTCATATTGTCACTAAAGAATGGAAATACAATGTATACTACGATCGTTATACGACTTTCAAATCGAAAGATACAAAAGTAGAATTGTTTTTTCCTGTGAATGCTGTGTACTCAAAAGCATTTTTTGAAATAGAAGCCCAGGAACAAATTCAAATCAACACAAAAGGTCTCAATCAACTTTCGAGTGTATATAAAATTGGTCCTGATTTTAAGGATTTTAATTTAGGTTATGATCTTTATGTGAAAGTTCCTAAAACAAAAGACATCAACTCTGCAGACTTATATGAAGTGTTGGCTGATGGAAATGTAAAAAAAATCAATGGATCTTCTTTTAGTTCTTGGGGCCAATTTTTTAAAGTTAGATTGCGTAAAACGGGGCTTTTTGTTGTTTTATCAGACCAAACTCCTCCGACCATTTACTTACATGAGTTAATGAATAAAACAGTCTATCCAAGAGAAGATTTTGCTTTGTATCTAAAAGCTGTGGATGTTGGATCAGGAATTATGCCAGACGGGTTTGACATCACAGTGGATGGAATTCCCGGCAAAGCCGAATTTTTTCCCAAAGATGGTCGTTTGGAAATCTTCGAACCAGAAATTTTATACGAACCAGGGAAACATACTGTGCTTGCGAGTGTCAGAGATTTTGCAGGAAACTGGAGTTCAACGGTTCGTTATGATTACGAAATTCAAACACCGCCAGTTCCGGAAGAAAAGAAAAAACCAACTACAGATCCACTTGTGATTGAAACTACCAAAGAAAAAAAAGCAGTAAAAGATACAAAAACGAAACCATCTTCGCCTAAGGTGCAAAAGGCGGTCAAACCGATTGCAGTCGCACCAAAGGCAAAGGATAAAAAATCTACATCCCGATAG
- a CDS encoding steroid delta-isomerase, with amino-acid sequence MNQKTSISLIDTQLKAYNNKDIHLFLQCWDKNAKIYLHPTTLIADGLDQIKERHIIRFQEPDLFARLISRQVFGDTIVDQELVTRNFPEGKAVVDVLAIYEIKKKLIVNAWFLIGDPKF; translated from the coding sequence ATGAATCAAAAAACAAGCATAAGCTTAATCGATACACAACTGAAAGCATATAACAATAAAGATATTCATTTGTTTCTGCAATGTTGGGACAAAAATGCAAAAATATACCTACACCCGACTACTTTAATTGCAGATGGACTTGACCAAATTAAGGAAAGACATATAATTCGTTTCCAAGAACCAGACCTTTTTGCGAGGTTGATTTCTAGACAAGTGTTTGGTGATACAATTGTAGACCAAGAATTAGTTACTAGAAATTTTCCAGAAGGCAAAGCTGTGGTCGACGTATTAGCAATTTATGAAATAAAAAAGAAACTGATTGTTAATGCTTGGTTTTTAATTGGTGATCCGAAATTTTAG
- a CDS encoding enoyl-CoA hydratase/isomerase family protein, with the protein MNYKREVIDIPNGKGEIIRFQMNDQNSLTGQNMRDLGEILNEIKADNSKRGVILTTDNPKFFCNGLDAENLLSTSRDKLIDEVGGIVILFGELVKFDKPLITEVTGHAMGGGAVITVASDFKYMLDGKGRIGFTEVNVGLPLPGSFIDRIKMCVDPRYWAEVCLEGTTYKGAEAKKIGLVDEIAPTPEEIRKIALKKLETLSKVPQAAYRATKNTLNGALIAHLEQYKKDTTKSFEQPGVVDNLLEAMTALKEKRRPVFK; encoded by the coding sequence ATGAATTACAAACGTGAAGTCATCGACATTCCAAATGGAAAAGGCGAAATCATTCGCTTTCAAATGAACGACCAAAATTCACTCACAGGTCAAAACATGAGAGATCTCGGTGAAATTTTAAATGAAATCAAAGCCGACAATTCCAAACGAGGTGTGATCTTAACCACAGACAATCCTAAGTTTTTTTGCAATGGCCTTGATGCAGAAAACCTACTATCTACCAGTAGAGACAAACTCATCGATGAAGTTGGTGGTATTGTTATCTTATTTGGTGAGTTAGTTAAATTTGATAAACCTCTTATCACCGAAGTTACTGGTCATGCGATGGGTGGTGGTGCCGTCATTACTGTTGCTTCTGATTTTAAATATATGTTGGATGGAAAAGGAAGGATTGGTTTTACAGAGGTAAATGTTGGACTTCCACTTCCAGGAAGTTTTATTGATCGCATCAAAATGTGTGTGGATCCTAGGTATTGGGCAGAAGTATGTTTGGAAGGAACAACTTACAAAGGTGCAGAAGCTAAAAAAATTGGCCTCGTTGATGAGATTGCACCAACTCCAGAAGAGATTCGTAAAATTGCTTTAAAGAAATTGGAAACACTTTCAAAAGTTCCGCAAGCAGCATACCGAGCGACAAAGAATACTTTGAATGGAGCACTGATTGCACACCTAGAGCAATATAAAAAAGACACAACCAAATCCTTTGAACAACCAGGTGTCGTTGATAATTTACTCGAAGCAATGACTGCTTTGAAAGAAAAACGAAGACCTGTTTTTAAATAA
- a CDS encoding YdcF family protein, which translates to MSLKQFEVKFISLTKVFSFYLLVSFGYILYHGLTEEKDLKSTFALVLGNKVELNGKPSDRLQARLDRAVVLYKENLIQKIIVSGGIGKEGFDEAKVMKEYLIANGINANQIIADNLGYTTEKSAENLKEILKSHESEPILIISQYYHLPRASYLVKRAGFNNIKTSYARYIEIRDLYSIFRETIALPYVMILNL; encoded by the coding sequence ATGTCACTTAAACAATTCGAAGTAAAATTTATCTCATTAACGAAGGTATTTTCTTTCTATTTATTAGTTTCATTCGGTTATATCCTTTATCATGGATTAACAGAAGAAAAAGACTTAAAATCAACTTTTGCTCTTGTACTGGGTAATAAAGTAGAACTAAATGGAAAACCTTCGGATCGATTACAAGCAAGATTAGATCGTGCCGTTGTTCTTTATAAGGAAAATTTAATACAGAAAATAATAGTCTCTGGAGGAATTGGAAAAGAAGGATTTGACGAAGCAAAAGTAATGAAAGAATATTTAATAGCAAACGGCATAAATGCAAATCAAATCATAGCAGACAATCTAGGTTACACTACGGAAAAATCCGCAGAAAATTTAAAGGAAATCTTGAAATCGCATGAATCGGAACCAATTCTTATCATTTCGCAGTATTATCATCTTCCTAGAGCAAGTTATCTAGTAAAAAGAGCAGGATTCAATAATATCAAAACATCTTACGCCAGATACATTGAAATACGTGACTTATATTCCATTTTCAGAGAAACAATCGCTTTACCTTATGTTATGATTCTGAATTTATAA
- a CDS encoding DUF1801 domain-containing protein → MDKFETFYQSLTKNEFQIVSKLKEIVSIFPSLKEKISYSVPYYFKNSRICFIWPASIKPGPKAGVQFGFCNGYLINDKHNILEKENRKQVYCITYHHPNQINKSLLIEYLENAIAIDESLFSKNK, encoded by the coding sequence ATGGATAAATTTGAAACTTTTTATCAATCTCTCACAAAAAACGAATTTCAAATTGTTTCTAAATTAAAAGAGATAGTTTCAATTTTTCCTTCTCTTAAAGAAAAAATTTCTTATTCTGTTCCATATTATTTTAAAAATAGCAGGATTTGTTTTATTTGGCCAGCCTCTATAAAACCAGGACCAAAAGCTGGTGTACAATTCGGATTTTGTAATGGCTATTTAATTAATGATAAGCATAATATTTTAGAAAAAGAAAATAGAAAACAAGTTTATTGTATTACCTATCATCATCCAAATCAAATTAATAAATCTTTGCTAATCGAATATCTTGAAAATGCAATTGCAATTGATGAAAGTTTATTTAGCAAAAATAAATAG
- a CDS encoding alpha/beta hydrolase yields MEKPLEFLVRKPKVTTENPPLLLLLHGVGSNEEDLFSLSNYLPDSLLVVSLRGPISLGPNSFGWYEVLFTTGQPKINLEQEKESRKLLLDFLDYLKLNHQYDESNVWTCGFSQGAIMSYSIGLLYPDKIKGIIALSGRLLEENKEMIKITDDLLKKKIFISHGTKDRVLSVEYARSVKQYLESIGIRPHYQEYEEGHSINREMLKDLIQWLETELGKIN; encoded by the coding sequence ATGGAAAAGCCACTCGAATTTTTAGTTCGAAAACCAAAGGTAACAACTGAGAATCCCCCTCTCCTCTTATTGTTACACGGCGTTGGTAGTAATGAAGAAGATTTATTTTCTTTATCAAATTATCTACCTGATTCTTTGTTGGTGGTCTCACTCCGCGGCCCTATATCTTTGGGTCCAAATAGTTTTGGTTGGTATGAAGTATTATTCACGACAGGCCAACCTAAGATCAATTTGGAGCAAGAAAAAGAGAGTAGAAAGCTTTTATTAGATTTTTTGGATTATCTTAAATTAAATCATCAATATGATGAATCCAATGTTTGGACCTGTGGTTTTAGTCAAGGAGCCATTATGTCATATTCCATTGGATTACTTTATCCAGATAAAATCAAAGGAATTATTGCCTTAAGTGGAAGGTTGTTGGAAGAGAATAAAGAAATGATAAAGATCACAGATGATCTTTTAAAAAAGAAGATTTTTATTTCTCATGGAACCAAGGATCGAGTGTTATCGGTTGAATATGCGCGCTCAGTAAAACAATATTTGGAATCAATTGGCATTCGGCCTCATTATCAGGAATATGAAGAAGGTCATAGTATCAACAGAGAAATGTTAAAGGATTTGATACAATGGTTGGAAACGGAATTGGGGAAAATTAACTAA
- the ygiD gene encoding 4,5-DOPA dioxygenase extradiol — protein MNHEENKENWGIFQSSETQPSLFLGHGSPMNAIEENEFVEGLRNLSSKIPKPKAILCISAHWVTDGTFVTAMENPPTIHDFGGFPKALFDVQYPAPGSPELAKLVQSLVKSQNIKLDYEWGLDHGAWSVIKHIYPNADVPIVQLSMDYKTSPEKHFQLAKELAPLRDHGVLILTSGNIVHNLRMVAWDRLNEVYGFDWAMEVNQKVKNWILQGDNDSLIQIRNHGKEFEWAIPTAEHYLPLLYTLGTKLDSDTISFFNDKPVAGALTMTSVRLDPHLN, from the coding sequence ATGAATCACGAAGAAAACAAAGAAAATTGGGGTATTTTTCAAAGTTCAGAAACTCAGCCTTCCCTTTTTTTGGGACATGGTAGCCCGATGAATGCAATTGAGGAAAATGAATTTGTGGAAGGATTACGAAATCTTTCCTCTAAGATTCCCAAACCAAAAGCAATTCTTTGTATTTCCGCTCATTGGGTAACCGATGGCACTTTTGTGACCGCCATGGAAAATCCTCCCACCATACATGACTTTGGTGGATTTCCGAAAGCACTATTTGATGTGCAGTATCCTGCTCCTGGTAGCCCTGAACTTGCAAAACTGGTTCAGTCGTTGGTAAAATCTCAAAATATAAAATTAGATTACGAATGGGGTTTGGACCATGGTGCATGGAGTGTCATCAAACATATTTATCCCAATGCTGATGTTCCAATCGTTCAGTTAAGTATGGATTATAAAACTTCGCCAGAAAAACACTTTCAATTGGCAAAAGAGTTGGCTCCTCTACGGGACCACGGTGTGCTCATTTTAACAAGTGGAAATATTGTACATAACTTGCGTATGGTGGCTTGGGATAGGCTAAACGAAGTATATGGATTTGATTGGGCAATGGAAGTCAATCAGAAGGTTAAAAATTGGATTTTACAGGGAGATAATGATTCCTTAATTCAAATTAGAAATCATGGAAAAGAATTTGAATGGGCGATCCCAACAGCAGAACATTATTTGCCATTGTTATACACATTAGGAACAAAACTCGATTCTGATACCATATCATTTTTTAATGATAAACCGGTAGCAGGTGCTTTAACTATGACTTCAGTAAGACTCGACCCACATTTGAACTAG
- the purB gene encoding adenylosuccinate lyase codes for MIDRYSHPEISAIWELENKFKIWTDIEIYACEARANRGEVPKEDLETIKQKAKFNVDEILEIESKVHHDVIAYLTNLNSYIGPAGRHVHFGLTSSDVGDTALCVQMVQAMDLLIQRTETLLETTKQKAKEYKDLPCIGRSHGIHAEPMTLGLKFALFYAEMTRNLERMKDARAQVAVGKLSGAVGTYSNIDLEIEEYVLTKLGLTVDPIATQVISRDRHAFYMSVLGVVAASLDRMATEIRLLQKTEGREVEEPFAKGQKGSSAMPHKRNPVVCERISGISRVIRSNVNVGLQNVGLWHERDISHSSAERIVLPDSTIALDYILEKMNFVLKGLHVYPDATERTLNVTRGLIFSQKVLLWLIEKGGITREDAYLIVQENAMAVWADQSKNLRDLLKQDPRCSAILKESDLDEIFQIKPYLEKIPLIFKRLGIID; via the coding sequence ATGATCGATCGATACAGCCATCCAGAGATTTCTGCCATCTGGGAATTAGAGAACAAATTTAAGATTTGGACAGATATTGAAATTTATGCCTGCGAAGCCCGCGCCAACCGTGGAGAAGTTCCCAAAGAGGACCTAGAAACCATCAAACAAAAGGCAAAATTCAATGTAGATGAAATTCTAGAAATAGAATCAAAAGTACATCATGATGTTATCGCCTATTTGACAAACCTAAACTCTTATATAGGACCAGCAGGCCGACATGTTCACTTTGGCCTCACATCTAGTGACGTTGGTGACACTGCACTTTGTGTACAAATGGTCCAAGCCATGGATCTTCTCATCCAAAGAACCGAAACTCTTTTAGAAACCACAAAACAAAAAGCAAAAGAGTACAAAGACCTTCCTTGTATCGGACGTTCTCATGGAATCCATGCAGAACCAATGACACTTGGTCTTAAGTTTGCTCTTTTCTATGCGGAGATGACTCGAAACTTAGAACGGATGAAAGATGCCCGCGCACAAGTGGCCGTAGGGAAATTGTCTGGTGCGGTCGGAACTTATTCTAATATTGATTTAGAAATTGAAGAATATGTATTAACCAAACTTGGATTAACCGTTGATCCGATTGCTACACAAGTTATCTCACGAGATCGCCATGCGTTTTATATGTCAGTGCTTGGAGTGGTTGCTGCCAGTTTAGACCGAATGGCAACTGAAATTCGTTTGTTACAAAAAACGGAAGGCCGAGAAGTAGAAGAACCATTTGCCAAAGGCCAAAAAGGATCCTCTGCAATGCCTCATAAACGTAACCCAGTGGTTTGCGAAAGAATTTCTGGAATCTCCAGAGTGATTCGTTCCAATGTAAACGTAGGATTACAAAACGTAGGGCTTTGGCATGAACGAGATATTTCTCATTCTTCTGCCGAACGAATTGTACTTCCTGATTCTACTATTGCACTGGATTACATTTTGGAAAAAATGAATTTTGTCCTAAAAGGACTTCATGTGTATCCTGATGCTACAGAACGTACATTAAATGTAACACGTGGACTAATCTTTTCACAAAAAGTATTGTTATGGCTAATTGAAAAAGGCGGAATCACTCGTGAAGATGCCTACTTAATCGTTCAAGAAAATGCAATGGCAGTATGGGCAGACCAGTCCAAAAATCTTCGTGACCTTTTAAAACAAGATCCAAGATGTTCTGCCATCCTCAAAGAAAGTGACCTGGATGAAATTTTCCAAATCAAACCTTATTTGGAAAAAATCCCACTCATCTTCAAACGATTAGGGATTATCGATTAG
- a CDS encoding response regulator, with amino-acid sequence MHFIMAIENDPNSAQDLENIFLGLRQRVVITKFSQTVQEYVKSSNPDIILMGLSFKDKKELEFVLELRRDVITHNIPILAMIPKEDTNFITNHKALGFTDYMVKPLIKQPLLDRIHSHVEEYKFSESSKTRDNMSFVVVDRGHGRVLFQCRANLKRYVFPEFKKIFTPNFLKSIHAERICFDVRVVPELGKEEVDVFERVMKLFSNHEKVVFIAGRHMGAFIEHASDDEKMLVFMAPNEFDEYVKMEEQKKEEQRKKEKKDKFTKESGKENPPTPPTSLGDVKIEIPIGGAPIPVVPEEPSSSEPPTETPSDSDLSKKTPQS; translated from the coding sequence ATGCATTTCATCATGGCCATTGAAAACGATCCAAATTCAGCTCAGGATTTGGAAAATATCTTTCTTGGTTTACGCCAACGAGTTGTCATAACAAAATTTTCGCAAACAGTTCAGGAGTACGTAAAATCCTCAAACCCTGATATTATATTGATGGGTTTGTCTTTTAAGGACAAAAAAGAATTAGAATTTGTTTTAGAACTTCGCCGCGATGTAATCACACATAACATTCCTATTTTGGCGATGATTCCGAAAGAAGATACAAACTTTATTACAAATCACAAAGCTCTTGGATTTACAGATTATATGGTTAAACCATTAATCAAACAACCTCTCCTTGATAGAATCCATTCGCACGTTGAAGAATATAAATTCAGCGAATCTTCTAAAACAAGAGACAATATGTCTTTTGTAGTTGTGGATCGGGGACATGGAAGAGTTCTGTTTCAGTGCCGTGCCAATCTCAAACGTTATGTATTTCCAGAATTTAAAAAGATATTTACACCAAATTTTTTGAAGTCCATTCATGCAGAACGAATTTGTTTTGACGTTCGAGTTGTTCCCGAACTTGGCAAAGAAGAAGTAGATGTATTCGAACGAGTAATGAAACTTTTTTCTAATCACGAAAAGGTTGTGTTTATTGCTGGTCGTCATATGGGAGCCTTCATTGAACATGCGTCAGATGATGAAAAAATGTTAGTATTTATGGCTCCAAACGAATTCGATGAATACGTTAAAATGGAAGAACAGAAAAAAGAAGAACAACGTAAAAAAGAAAAAAAGGATAAATTTACAAAAGAAAGTGGCAAAGAGAACCCACCAACACCTCCAACCTCTTTAGGTGATGTAAAAATTGAAATTCCGATTGGTGGTGCACCAATCCCAGTTGTGCCTGAAGAACCAAGTAGTTCTGAACCACCAACCGAAACTCCATCTGATTCTGATTTATCTAAAAAAACTCCGCAATCATAG
- a CDS encoding ester cyclase — MQNNNEKISFILNELITNHSTTSIQEVFSNEYIVHTSKKDYQGHKIIIKWTKDLHNFFADLKIVKIQFLVQTEEFIVWKRTLRGKIKPSKNKNLKPGKSIQWNEMIVSKFKNGFIIEEWNTSEFLGALISKQN, encoded by the coding sequence ATGCAAAATAATAATGAAAAAATTTCGTTCATATTGAACGAACTAATTACAAATCACAGTACAACATCAATCCAAGAAGTTTTTTCTAACGAATACATTGTTCATACTTCTAAAAAGGATTATCAAGGGCATAAAATCATCATCAAGTGGACGAAGGATTTACATAATTTTTTTGCTGATTTAAAAATAGTCAAAATTCAATTCTTAGTACAAACAGAAGAATTCATCGTATGGAAAAGAACCTTACGCGGAAAAATAAAACCTTCAAAGAACAAAAACTTAAAACCAGGCAAATCCATTCAATGGAATGAAATGATTGTTTCAAAATTTAAAAATGGTTTTATCATAGAAGAATGGAATACTTCCGAATTTCTCGGTGCACTTATTTCCAAACAAAATTAA